The Mangrovibacterium diazotrophicum DNA window TCGCTTACATCGCCAATTACGACCTGTGCGCCGTTTTGGGCAAAGGCAAGTGCTGTTGCACGTCCAATACCTGAGGCTGCACCGGTGATGACGACGGTTTTTCCTTCGTAATTGAAATTTATATCGGTTTTCATCATTTCTGTTTTTAAGTTTTCAATTTGCTTTTAAATCTCTGGAACCAGGTCTCGCAGTGCCTGTGGATATTCACCTGCCCAGGCATAACGATCTTTCAAAATTTTGGCACTCATTTCGAGGCAGATTTTTGCTGCAAGGCCCGGGTATTTCGCCGTCATTTTTTCAATGATCTCGTCACTGGTTTCTGCATTTTTCCAGATTTCGTCGAAGTCCTGAATGTATTGGCGGGTAAATTGGATATTGCTGGGATTGAAATATTTGGGATCGTTGGATGGAGAGTGCCCCGGAACAACAACTTCTGGTTTCAGCGCTACGAAGGTATTGAGCACGGTGAACCAATCCTCTCTCGACTCAAACGTTTTGGCATCGGCTATCCAGACATAAGCCTGCGAGAATACCGCATCGACGGCTAATAAGGTTTTGATAGATGGAATCCACAAGGCCGAAGCATCGTCGGAGTCAGCACGCAGTGGCCCCAAAATCTCAATTTTTTCGCCTTCCAGTTCCAGGTAGTTTTTATTGTAGGCATTCACCTGTACTTTTTCTTTGGCACCGTTTAAGCCCAGCACGGTATTTCCCCAATAGGCAATTTTGAAATCGAAAGCCTCATTGATGTCCTTGGCGATCGAAGGCAAGGATAGCACCTGGATATCGGGAAATGCTTTTTTGATGACACTTAAACCCAAAAAGTGATCGGGGTGAAAGTGACTGATGTACACGCGTGACGGTTTAACACCGTTTTCAACAATCATCGCCACTAAGCGGTGGGCACTTGATTCTGAAAATTGAGCGTCCAGTAAAATAGCATCATTTTCTCCGTAAATAAGGGTGGAGTTTACCGCAAAGCCTTCGGGGGTATCACCGCCGTTAAAGACTTTAATATTTAAATTTGACATCTTAGTATGTATTAAATTAATTGTTTGTTTTCTGTGTTTTTCTGTTTTGAAAAGCAGCTTACTATAGCTCCCGTAAAGCAGTTCCCTATAGTTATGAAAAAGCCAGTTCCTGGCTCATCATCTTTTCAATCATCCCTTCGTAGGGAGCTTCCGAAATCACTTTTTCATTGTTAATTCCTTCGTTTTTCTTGTAGAAGATTTTGCCAAACTCGGGTACCACATATTTGGGGTAGGTTTCATATTTCACACGGGACGCTTCCATGACATCGATAAAATCGTTTTGGAAGCACACGGTGATTTCGGGATGTTCGTGAACCCATTTCGGAAAGAAGATGACACCGTGAAGCTTATTTTCATTCGGTACAAAGTCTAAACTTACATCGGTTCCGGTAGGTTCTGTCCAGCAAACTTTGAACACGCCGTCGGTAATTTTTACAATGTCAGCCTTTTGATCTTTCACCCAACGTCCGCCAACCATACCGGTGTGGATGCGATAGTCAACTGTATTTTTATTTTTCACGTAAAACTCATATTTCCAGCCATTATCGTAAGTGTACAGGAAGTGTGCACCCAGGAATTCATTTAAGTCTTTTATGTCTTTCATAGCTCTTTATTTTTATTGAGTCTAAATTAGTGCTTATATTCGCGGTCAATATTGTCAATAAAGACAATTACTTGACAAATAAGGACAGCGCACTATTTGGGGGTATCGAATGGAAAATGGAACGATTTATACCAAGACGACCGACATTGAGCATTTGAACATGAATACCCATTTTCATGAAGCTCATCATCAGCTCATTTACATGATTAAGGGGACCCTGCGTGTTCGGGTGGCTGAAACGCAATATTTTTTGCCCGAAGGATTTATTGGCCTTGTTCCGGCTAAGGTGATGCACAGCCTGCATAGCCGCAACGAAATGGTGAAGATGTTTTTAATCTATTATCCTTCCAATCTCGAGTTGAATGAATTTACCTTATTTAATGCGAACGATTTTATTATCGAGAATTTGCGCTACCTGAGTAAGCAGGAACAGCAGATTGATCGTGTTGTCCATTCGGTATTGTTTAATTATGCCTATTCGTTTATTGCCTTATTAAATAGGAGTGAGGAAGAACATACTTTTCCGGTTCGGGGATTGATTGCGCCCAAGAACGACCGGCTTGCCGAAATTATGCAGTACCTGGAGCGGAATTATAGCAACCCGATAGATCTGAATACCGTTGCTAAGAAGTTTGGCTTTTCGAGCCGGAATTTAACGCGGCTGTTTAAGAAGGAAAATATCAGTTTCAACAACTATGTGAATTACATTCGTGTTGTACACGCCATTGAAATGTTTACCGATCATCATGAAAGTGTGGAAAGTGTTGCGTATGCGGTGGGCTACAGTACAGCGAGTAATTTTAGCCGCACCTTTAGAAAATATACCGGCTTTTCGCCCCGGGAGTTTATCAATGCCAATGCGACCCGGGCTATTTTTTAGTGGATTGAATGTCATTCAAAAAGAAAAATCGGCCGGATAATTTGCAATAATTCACCAGTGAATACTAAAAATCGCCCGACCGATTAAATTTCTGTGAGTTTAATTTTAAAGCAATAATGCTATTGGGGCATTTTATCTTTTTGTCGTAATCAGAATCACTCCGTCCTTGCCCTCTTCACCATATTTTTCGATTGCAGACTCACCTTTCAAAACGTCGATACTTTTAATGTTTTCCGGATTAATTTCTAAGCTTTTAACGTCAATATTTCCTTTGTTGACACCATCGACAATGATTAGCGGTTTGGCACTGGCGTTTTTGGTCGATCGAATTTGAACGATTGCGGTTTCCGGAGCTCCGCTTCCAATTGCGGTGATTCTTTCGTCTTGCTTTTTGCGCTTCTTCTGCTCTTTTTTCAGTTTAATGTCGATTACCCCATCCTGCGCTTCTTGTCCGTAAAGTTCGATGCCACTTTGGGCCTTCAATACACTGATCGATTCAATGGTTTCCGGATCAATTTCGTTGATGCTGTCTACCTTTTTTCCGTCGACAATATAAAGTGGGTTTGGGCCAGGTTCCCAGTCTGCCGAAGCACCTGAATTGTTTGGGGAGAGGTTTACGGCTAATTGCTGCGGTTGTGCAACCACAATTTCCTGTTGCGCAAAGCCGGGAAAGGCAAACACCAGTGTGCTTGGAAAGCTGGCTATTTTCATGCTGAATTCTCCCTTGGTGTCCGTGATTGTGCCTACCTGTGTTCCTTTTATCAATATTGAAACACCGGCTAAAGCTTTCGTGTTGTTTTCGGTTTTTACAGTACCGCTGATCAGGTCGCCGTTTGCGCTAAGTGGTGCGGCTTCGAAGCGCTTGTTCGAGAGGATGAGCACGAGCACAGTGAGTAGCGGGAGCAACAGTAGTTGCCGCCAGATCTGTTTTTTGTTGTTTTCTGTTTCATCATAAGTATTCGGTCTTTTAGTTGTGAGCCGTTTAGGGCAGTTAAAAATGGTGCCACACCTTCTTTGTCGGCCATGGCGAGCATGGCTAGCTGGTAGTGTTGGCGGTTGGTTGTTTGAATAATTTGGTCGTCGGTCAGGTATTCCAGGTTGTTTTTAAGAGCATCTTTCAGCAACCAGGCAAAAGGGTTAAACCACTGGAGCAGGAATAGGAGCTCGGTGGTAAACACATCTATGGTGTGTTGTTCGTGAACGTGTATCAGTTCGTGTTGAAGAATGACGGGCAAGTGCTCGCTGTTTAGCACCTCGCGCGGAATTATAATTTGGTTGAAAAACGAGAAGGGGTGCACCTCCTGGTTGCATACGCAGCAGACGGTTTCGAGCAGCCGGGCTTTTTCACTTTTGCGGATCAGACTGATGGCGCGTAGGTTGCTAATGAGCAGGCGCAGCAAAAAGAAACCAGCTCCGGCGGCAAAAATCAGCAACGCTATTGCCGGCCAGTTGGTTGTTGCCGCTTCTGTTGCCAGTGGTTGCGCAGCAGTAGTGGGCGTTGTATTGATGATTTGCGGAATGACGACCTCTGTTGCGGTAACTTTGATGGTGATCAGTGGCAACAAGTAACTTACGGGCATAGCCAAAAACAGGTATAGCCGGTTGAATCCGAACTGCTTTCGGCGGCGGAAGACCAGCAAGAAAAAAAGGTAGAAGGCAGCGAGTGCCGCTCCCGATTTTAGGAGATAAATTAAGAAAGCTTCCATGTCAATCTTCTTTTTTAATTAGCTCGATAAGTTCTTCCAGCTCCTCAGGACTCAAGCCTTTTTCTTTTACAAAAAAGGCCACCGCATTTTT harbors:
- a CDS encoding MBL fold metallo-hydrolase — encoded protein: MSNLNIKVFNGGDTPEGFAVNSTLIYGENDAILLDAQFSESSAHRLVAMIVENGVKPSRVYISHFHPDHFLGLSVIKKAFPDIQVLSLPSIAKDINEAFDFKIAYWGNTVLGLNGAKEKVQVNAYNKNYLELEGEKIEILGPLRADSDDASALWIPSIKTLLAVDAVFSQAYVWIADAKTFESREDWFTVLNTFVALKPEVVVPGHSPSNDPKYFNPSNIQFTRQYIQDFDEIWKNAETSDEIIEKMTAKYPGLAAKICLEMSAKILKDRYAWAGEYPQALRDLVPEI
- a CDS encoding phenolic acid decarboxylase translates to MKDIKDLNEFLGAHFLYTYDNGWKYEFYVKNKNTVDYRIHTGMVGGRWVKDQKADIVKITDGVFKVCWTEPTGTDVSLDFVPNENKLHGVIFFPKWVHEHPEITVCFQNDFIDVMEASRVKYETYPKYVVPEFGKIFYKKNEGINNEKVISEAPYEGMIEKMMSQELAFS
- a CDS encoding AraC family transcriptional regulator translates to MENGTIYTKTTDIEHLNMNTHFHEAHHQLIYMIKGTLRVRVAETQYFLPEGFIGLVPAKVMHSLHSRNEMVKMFLIYYPSNLELNEFTLFNANDFIIENLRYLSKQEQQIDRVVHSVLFNYAYSFIALLNRSEEEHTFPVRGLIAPKNDRLAEIMQYLERNYSNPIDLNTVAKKFGFSSRNLTRLFKKENISFNNYVNYIRVVHAIEMFTDHHESVESVAYAVGYSTASNFSRTFRKYTGFSPREFINANATRAIF
- a CDS encoding carboxypeptidase-like regulatory domain-containing protein, which translates into the protein MLILSNKRFEAAPLSANGDLISGTVKTENNTKALAGVSILIKGTQVGTITDTKGEFSMKIASFPSTLVFAFPGFAQQEIVVAQPQQLAVNLSPNNSGASADWEPGPNPLYIVDGKKVDSINEIDPETIESISVLKAQSGIELYGQEAQDGVIDIKLKKEQKKRKKQDERITAIGSGAPETAIVQIRSTKNASAKPLIIVDGVNKGNIDVKSLEINPENIKSIDVLKGESAIEKYGEEGKDGVILITTKR
- a CDS encoding M56 family metallopeptidase, with the translated sequence MEAFLIYLLKSGAALAAFYLFFLLVFRRRKQFGFNRLYLFLAMPVSYLLPLITIKVTATEVVIPQIINTTPTTAAQPLATEAATTNWPAIALLIFAAGAGFFLLRLLISNLRAISLIRKSEKARLLETVCCVCNQEVHPFSFFNQIIIPREVLNSEHLPVILQHELIHVHEQHTIDVFTTELLFLLQWFNPFAWLLKDALKNNLEYLTDDQIIQTTNRQHYQLAMLAMADKEGVAPFLTALNGSQLKDRILMMKQKTTKNRSGGNYCCSRYSLCSCSSSRTSASKPHHLAQTAT